The Coffea arabica cultivar ET-39 chromosome 1e, Coffea Arabica ET-39 HiFi, whole genome shotgun sequence genome has a window encoding:
- the LOC113700683 gene encoding G-type lectin S-receptor-like serine/threonine-protein kinase LECRK3, whose protein sequence is MAYVFLIHLTCFTLFCPFHILAQNSGLVSVGSILAANESSIPWLSPSGDFAFGFRQLQDKDMFLLSIWYDKIPDKTVAWYVGSLGNPVPRGSTVELQAKRGLVLRDPQGQDIWSTATIYDEVNYGFMNNTGNFIIMASNNYTRLWESFRFAVDTILPLQRLTYGSVLYSRQSETNFSRGRFSLRFHQDGNLLLRVGSVPILDANAVYYSSQTSDAVNPLNSGQFVMFDSKASIYIQMRNNQTMQLTPFGIPPVSENYHRATLDFDGAFTHYFHPRTFTGKPNWTAFWAIPENICTAMDGTKGSGVCGYNSVCSLVGRKPVCECPQGYSLLDPNDKYGGCTPNFNQSCDELEQLPVEDKYDILGGSDIEWSNKSEYEVVNPSTEARCRKACLQDCLCAVAVLRNSSCWKKKLPLSNGRSVTNINSKVFLKYSKSDLPRQPHNLYPASARSKDRENLILVESVLLGTSLLLNIVIIGAICFGFQVIYQNNKLNLHPSKNGVEINLHCFSYKKLAEATNGFREELGRGSFGIVYKGEIKVGSFKDTVAVKKLDRVAQDAEKEFLAEVNTIGQTNHKHLVRLLGFCYEKQHRLLVYEYMGNGTLASLLFGKTIPSWKLRTQIATGIARGLVYLHDECSSQMIHCDIKPQNILLDDYYNARISDFGLAKLLQINQSRTLTNIRGTRGYVAPEWFRNTQITSKVDVYSFGVLLLEIICCRRHVEDADIGEGRNAILTDWAWDCFQERRLDALVENDFEVLEDRMELEKYVKIGIWCIQEDPSPRPTMRKVSHMLEGIVEVMIPPCPSPFFSTI, encoded by the coding sequence GGACAAAGATATGTTCTTGCTTTCCATCTGGTATGACAAAATACCAGATAAAACTGTAGCCTGGTATGTAGGTTCGTTAGGAAATCCAGTGCCACGAGGATCTACAGTAGAGCTTCAAGCTAAAAGGGGGCTCGTGCTACGTGATCCTCAAGGTCAAGATATCTGGAGTACTGCTACTATATATGATGAGGTGAATTATGGTTTTATGAATAATACAGGCAACTTTATCATTATGGCCAGTAATAATTATACAAGGCTGTGGGAAAGTTTCAGGTTTGCAGTTGATACAATATTGCCTTTGCAGAGGCTAACTTATGGAAGTGTTCTTTATTCTAGACAGTCTGAAACCAACTTTTCCAGGGGAAGATTCTCTCTTCGCTTTCATCAAGATGGGAATTTATTACTTCGGGTTGGCAGTGTTCCAATTTTGGATGCTAATGCTGTGTATTACAGTAGTCAGACTTCTGATGCTGTGAACCCATTGAATTCTGGCCAATTTGTCATGTTTGATAGCAAGGCCTCCATTTATATTCAGATGAGGAACAATCAAACTATGCAACTTACCCCCTTTGGGATCCCACCAGTTTCAGAGAATTATCACAGGGCAACTCTGGATTTTGATGGAGCCTTCACCCATTATTTTCATCCAAGGACCTTCACTGGCAAGCCAAACTGGACTGCTTTCTGGGCTATCCCAGAAAATATATGTACTGCAATGGATGGAACTAAGGGCAGTGGAGTATGTGGATATAACAGCGTCTGCAGCCTTGTAGGCAGAAAACCAGTTTGTGAGTGTCCACAAGGGTATTCTCTGCTTGATCCGAACGACAAGTATGGTGGCTGTACACCAAACTTTAATCAAAGTTGTGATGAACTTGAGCAGCTCCCTGTAGAGGATAAGTATGACATTTTGGGAGGCAGTGACATTGAATGGTCGAATAAATCTGAGTATGAGGTAGTAAATCCATCTACAGAGGCCAGATGTAGAAAAGCATGCTTGCAGGATTGCTTATGCGCTGTTGCTGTTTTGAGAAACAGTAGTTGCTGGAAGAAGAAGCTGCCATTATCTAATGGGAGAAGTGTCACAAATATCAATTCGAAAGTTTTCCTGAAGTACAGTAAAAGTGATCTTCCACGACAACCACATAATCTGTATCCAGCATCAGCCCGATCGAAGGATCGAGAAAATCTTATACTTGTGGAATCAGTTCTTCTTGGCACTTCTTTGTTGCTTAATATCGTAATTATTGGTGCTATTTGTTTTGGTTTTCAAGTAATCTACCAAAATAATAAGTTAAATCTTCATCCAAGTAAAAATGGTGTGGAAATAAATTTGCattgtttttcttacaaaaaGCTGGCTGAAGCTACAAATGGATTCAGGGAAGAATTGGGCAGAGGATCATTTGGAATAGTGTATAAAGGTGAGATAAAAGTAGGCTCCTTTAAGGACACTGTTGCAGTGAAGAAGCTGGATAGAGTGGCTCAAGATGCAGAGAAGGAATTTCTTGCAGAAGTAAATACAATTGGCCAGACCAACCACAAGCATTTGGTACGTTTACTTGGATTCTGTTATGAAAAGCAGCATAGGTTACTGGTTTATGAGTATATGGGGAATGGCACACTTGCAAGCCTCCTTTTTGGTAAAACAATACCGAGCTGGAAACTAAGGACCCAAATTGCCACAGGGATTGCAAGGGGACTTGTATACCTGCACGATGAATGCAGTTCTCAGATGATCCACTGCGACATAAAGCCTCAGAACATACTTCTTGATGATTACTACAATGCTCGAATTTCTGACTTTGGATTGGCAAAACTTTTGCAGATTAATCAGAGTAGAACACTCACAAATATCAGAGGAACGAGGGGATATGTTGCTCCTGAATGGTTCAGGAACACTCAGATCACTTCTAAGGTTGATGTTTATAGCTTTGGTGTCCTGTTATTAGAGATCATATGTTGCCGAAGACATGTTGAGGATGCTGACATTGGtgaaggaagaaatgcaatctTAACTGATTGGGCTTGGGACTGCTTCCAAGAAAGAAGATTGGATGCTTTGGTAGAAAATGATTTTGAGGTTTTAGAAGACAGGATGGAGCTAGAAAAATATGTTAAGATTGGCATTTGGTGCATTCAGGAAGACCCATCTCCTAGGCCTACAATGAGGAAGGTAAGCCATATGCTTGAAGGAATTGTGGAAGTTATGATACCCCCTTGTCCCTCTCCTTTCTTCTCTACTATCTGA